The genome window AAATTTTCAATCTCAAAGTGTGTCCCATATTTGGAAAGATAAAATGCCGGCGATACCCCGATCAATGTCTACTCCTACCTTCATTATTTTGTATACATTATTTTACACACACTATCAAAATACTGTCAATCTTTATTTTTAAGTTTTTGTTCTATATATTTTGTATACATTGTCATGGGTATTAATAAGTCGTGACTTAGCCAGATAGAAAAGGGATTCATAAATGATCGGTTTGTGATTTCCCATATAGTACCGGCAAGATTCCTTAAGCTAGAACAAAGCTTAAATATCAACTTATTGAGTGGGTATCCCGGATGACCTTTTTCTAGAATACAGGATCACTGTCTACTGGGAGAAATCATATGTTTTGAAAAAGAAGCGTTAAGATAAACTGAATCAATCAAAATGAAGCAATTTGAATCGTCATATGAATCATCATAAATCACGGCACATGTCTGCCAGTTTTCTTGTTGTATTCACATTTCGAGTCGTCATTTTACGGTAAGAACTATGGCTTACAAGTTTAGTAATCCGACTCTTATTGTAATTTTCCTTTTTTATATTCCAGATGAGAACCTCATGAACATGCTTTATTTCTAAATATTGTTTTTTAATAGGTAAATCATCAAGGAAATTCTCATTGGCAATATCTTCAAACAGGAAGGCAACATATGTCTGCTGAGTTTTATCATTTCGCCAATCATCGGGTATCGCTTTGGCTATACTCAACATTTCTGGAGCGGTCTTAATAAGGATAGGTATTCTTTGTTTGCATTTTTGATAAATTGTATCTTCAATCAATTGAATAAGATCTATTTTGACCGATTCGGATTCGAACAGGGCATTCCCTGAATTAAGATAGGTCTCTACATTTGAAAGCCCCAATTCTTCCAACCAGGTTTTGAGTTCTTTCATTGAGATCCTAATGGATGTCCCGACATTGATTCCCCGCAATAAAAGAACATATTTCATTTTGAACCCTCATTTCCTGTCCTTTGAAATTTGACTTTTCGAAAGGATCAATGACCTATAATTTTGATCATGCAGAACTGTTTCTCACACAATCATTCCAACGGCTCGAACAGGAGAGCCATCTGCATTTTCAATTTTCAAGGGGAAGCAGGAAAACTGAATAAAAGATCCAACCAATGAGCGTAAGTGACACAGATTTTCTATGATGATCATATTGTAACTAAAAATCATTTTGTGATTCTTCATTTTTGTATCTCCCACTTCATCCACAGAAATACAATCGAAACCTAGTCCTTTTAAATTCAATGAGCACAAATATTTTGCGGCCTCAACAGTCAACACTGGAAAATCTTCAAAATATCCGGGGCTTCCCCATCGCTCATCCCAACCAGTATAGAATAGGACAAATTCAGCCTTTTTTATCTCATCTTCAAATTGTGCAATAAAGCTCTGTTCTATGGTTTTTCCCTCCAAATGTGAAACATTGATCACAAAGGCATTTCCTCTGTATGTATCAATATCAAGCTGATCTAAGGTACTCTTTTCCTTCAGCATATGAGCTGGAGAATCAACATGAGTCCCCGTATGGGAATACATCGTTATTTTCTTTTCAGCAAACCCGTCATCATCGATTGTATTACTTTTCACAAAAATTGGTGGTTCTGTTCCTGGATACACTGGCATAGATGGCTTCAGTGTCTGAGTCAAGTCAATTAATTTCAAAGACATCTCCATAATTTTAATTTTCTTCTTTTTGATTTTTTAAATTTCAGCTTAGATCTCTAAGCTGTCTAAAAAGTAAACTGGATTCCCGCTGTTAAATAATGAAACAAGGCAAATGTATATACATCTCCTCCACCATCTGATCCTCCCTCGAGGATTCGGTATCCCACGCGAAAAACAGTTTCGGGAGAATACTGATATAAGAGTGCCAGATTAACGTCCTCTGCCCTTCCATAGGGTGAGGCGAGAGCATCTCCATCCAGGAGAACTCCAAGATTGTCATCAAAAAACCATTCAGCACGGAAGTTTATTAGAGGAACGACACCGAGATTATCTCGATGAGCATAACCGGAATCACTCATAAGAGCGATATCTGCACTTCGGATCTTAGCGGTTAACCCGATTCCCAGGTTTAGACTGTCTCTTTTTAGAAACGTCCAGCGGTAAGTCATTCTGTAAGAATCAAACCTATACGTAGAAGAAACATCAGACCCCTCTAAGAAGGTTTTATCCTGGAATGTCACATCTTTTCCTATTTTACCCGACCCCTGTACCGTCAGAGGCGCAATTAAAATTGAAACAGTATGTCGATCTAAAAATGTATACCCGCCACGAATACGAAGAACAGAAATCAGTGACGATGGTGTTTC of Oceanispirochaeta crateris contains these proteins:
- a CDS encoding DUF1697 domain-containing protein, translating into MKYVLLLRGINVGTSIRISMKELKTWLEELGLSNVETYLNSGNALFESESVKIDLIQLIEDTIYQKCKQRIPILIKTAPEMLSIAKAIPDDWRNDKTQQTYVAFLFEDIANENFLDDLPIKKQYLEIKHVHEVLIWNIKKENYNKSRITKLVSHSSYRKMTTRNVNTTRKLADMCRDL
- a CDS encoding cyclase family protein, producing the protein MKLIDLTQTLKPSMPVYPGTEPPIFVKSNTIDDDGFAEKKITMYSHTGTHVDSPAHMLKEKSTLDQLDIDTYRGNAFVINVSHLEGKTIEQSFIAQFEDEIKKAEFVLFYTGWDERWGSPGYFEDFPVLTVEAAKYLCSLNLKGLGFDCISVDEVGDTKMKNHKMIFSYNMIIIENLCHLRSLVGSFIQFSCFPLKIENADGSPVRAVGMIV